The DNA sequence GTCAATCAGGTTACCGATCCCTCCTGCCAGCAAGAGGGAGAGGGCAATAAACTGAACCAGAGGCATCTGCCAGCGAAAGATCAGCATACCAGCGACAATCAATAGAAAGGCGGCGTTGGCCACGACCAGCAGGAAGAAGCGGACCGGTTTAGAGAGACCGCTGCCGACACTCAGGAAGGCCCCGGTGTTCTCGGCATATTCCATGCGGAGTGTGTTATTGAAATAGGTAATGGGGCGTTTGTTCTGCAGATTATCGACCGCAATCTTCTTCGTGTACTGATCACAGCCTACGCAGAAGATCAGGCAGATCAGCAGCAGTGTATAGCGGGTCGCTTTAGAAACCGTGGCGGACATGCAGCAGTAA is a window from the Gimesia benthica genome containing:
- the lspA gene encoding signal peptidase II; amino-acid sequence: MSATVSKATRYTLLLICLIFCVGCDQYTKKIAVDNLQNKRPITYFNNTLRMEYAENTGAFLSVGSGLSKPVRFFLLVVANAAFLLIVAGMLIFRWQMPLVQFIALSLLLAGGIGNLIDRVFLNGIVIDFLNIGLGPLRTGIFNVADMAITGGAILMLISWLFTKEPKQQNSDSQPTPPDQAAPTAAE